One part of the Hydra vulgaris chromosome 01, alternate assembly HydraT2T_AEP genome encodes these proteins:
- the LOC136074692 gene encoding LOW QUALITY PROTEIN: uncharacterized protein LOC136074692 (The sequence of the model RefSeq protein was modified relative to this genomic sequence to represent the inferred CDS: deleted 2 bases in 2 codons) — translation FLSFFIDTYGGIHVCLIFFRLDGVIYISVEDQKNLGYETVNLLKYRAYTRKNIGYLYAIQHGAKYIYDTDDDNVPNTGKIDFDMTLKRKYLVYHSNRTFYNVFAHFGQSTLWPRGYPLSFIGDLPIRTYRKCLIDLIICQQGVVNGDPDLDAIQRLTRKDSNVKFNIKFDDKQEPVVLPHKSFTPYNSQNTFHSYNAFWGLLLPQTTAFRVTDIWRSYITQRLLWDIGGHLAYYGPNAYQDRTGHDYLLMILDENALYNDCLTLTNFLLRWKSNNNSILARYFELIKDLYKQKILKIRDVHIAKAWVRCF, via the exons tttctttctttttttatagatacATATGGAGGTATAcatgtatgtttaattttttttaggcttGATGGTGTTATTTACATTAGTGTtgaagatcaaaaaaatttgggttATGAAACAGTTAATCTATTAAAATATAGAGCATATACTCGCAAGAACATTGGCTATTTGTATGCGATTCAACATGGTGCTAAGTACATATATGACACTGACGATGACAATGTTCCCAATACAGGTAAAATTGACTTTGATAtgactttaaaaagaaaatatttggtCTACCATTCAAATCGTAccttttataatgtttttgcCCATTTTGGTCAAAGTACATTGTGGCCCCGGGGTTATCCCTTGAGTTTTATAGGGGATCTTCCTATACGAACATATCGCAAGTGTTTAATAGATCTAATCATATGT CAGCAGGGTGTTGTTAATGGAGATCCTGATCTTGATGCTATTCAAAGGTTAACTAGAAAAGATTCAAATGTTAAATTCAATATCAAGTTTGATGATAAACAAGAACCAGTTGTGTTACCTCATAAATCGTTTACTCCATATAACTCTCAAAATACTTTTCACAGCTATAATGCTTTTTGGGGCCTGCTTCTCCCTCAAACAACTGCATTTCGTGTCACTGATATTTGGAGATCGTACATCACTCAACGGTTGCTATGGGATATTGGTGGTCATCTTGCATATTATGGTCCTAATGCGTATCAAGATCGTACTGGACATGATTATCTGCTCATGATCCTTGATGAAAATGCA TTATATAATGATTGCTTaacattaacaaactttttgttgCGTTGGAAAAGCAACAATAATTCGATACTCGCTCGTTATTTTGAACTCATTAAAGACTTATACAagcaaaaaatacttaaaattagaGATGTCCATATAGCTAAAGCTTGGGTTCGTTGCTTTTAA